A genome region from Deltaproteobacteria bacterium includes the following:
- a CDS encoding cytochrome C, with protein MLFVTFLSGGRKRMKKSMLLSLICAALLCLVAAPMLSAADAPGDDLVIKAPEGMKVKDKGDKPGTLQKAVPFAHSKHATVECKDCHHTMEADGAIKKCTSSGCHDSLEARTKDNAKDVKLVENAYHTQCLDCHKKLKKESKTTGPTACGKCHTK; from the coding sequence ATGCTTTTTGTAACTTTTCTTTCTGGAGGTAGAAAGAGGATGAAAAAATCAATGTTGCTCAGCCTGATCTGCGCGGCGCTCCTGTGTCTGGTCGCCGCTCCGATGCTCAGCGCTGCCGACGCCCCTGGCGATGATCTGGTCATCAAGGCCCCCGAGGGCATGAAAGTCAAGGACAAGGGCGACAAGCCCGGCACCCTGCAGAAGGCCGTGCCGTTCGCGCATTCCAAGCACGCCACTGTCGAATGCAAGGATTGTCATCACACCATGGAAGCCGATGGCGCTATCAAGAAATGTACCTCGTCTGGCTGTCATGATTCCCTGGAAGCCCGGACCAAGGACAACGCCAAGGATGTCAAGCTGGTCGAAAACGCCTATCATACCCAGTGTCTCGACTGTCACAAGAAGTTGAAGAAAGAAAGCAAGACCACCGGCCCCACCGCCTGTGGCAAGTGTCACACCAAGTAA
- the hemL gene encoding glutamate-1-semialdehyde-2,1-aminomutase — translation MSISRDLFQKASALIPGGVNSPVRACKSVECEPLFIASAAGSTLTTEDGTQLIDYVMSWGPMLLGHNHPSVAKAIAEAAVKGTSFGAPCRLEVELAQAVVKAVPGIDMVRMVSSGTEATMSALRLARGYTGRNGMIKFHGGYHGHADAFLASAGSGVATQSIPGTPGVPEDVVKHTLLAHYNDLDGVRALFERQGADIAAVIVEPVAGNMGLVPPQPGFLEGLRDLTRKHGALLIFDEVISGFRVSYGGAQRALGIDPDLTCLGKIIGGGLPVGAYGGKKDIMGHIAPSGNVYQAGTLSGNPLAMAAGLATLGELSTRDYAGLAARTDDFSRELANILRSKGVPVHRTHMASLFTIFFTNTPVTDFASAQTSNSKLFTAFYRQMRDQGIYFAPSGFECAFTSFAHTDEDLERTLKAARTVVF, via the coding sequence ATGAGCATTTCACGGGATCTTTTCCAAAAAGCCAGCGCCCTCATTCCCGGCGGCGTGAACAGCCCGGTCCGGGCCTGCAAAAGCGTCGAGTGCGAACCGCTGTTCATCGCCTCGGCCGCTGGCAGCACGCTGACCACCGAGGACGGGACGCAACTCATCGATTATGTCATGTCCTGGGGCCCCATGCTCCTGGGGCACAACCATCCGAGCGTGGCCAAGGCCATTGCCGAGGCCGCGGTCAAGGGCACCAGCTTTGGCGCGCCCTGCCGTCTGGAAGTGGAATTGGCCCAGGCCGTGGTCAAGGCGGTACCAGGCATCGACATGGTGCGCATGGTCAGTTCCGGCACGGAAGCGACCATGAGCGCGTTGCGCCTGGCCAGGGGCTACACCGGCCGTAACGGAATGATCAAATTCCATGGCGGCTACCACGGCCACGCCGATGCCTTCCTGGCCAGCGCCGGCTCCGGCGTGGCCACCCAGTCCATCCCCGGCACTCCGGGCGTTCCCGAGGACGTGGTCAAGCATACCCTCCTCGCCCATTATAACGATCTGGACGGCGTGCGGGCCCTGTTCGAACGTCAAGGAGCCGACATCGCGGCCGTCATTGTCGAGCCCGTTGCCGGCAACATGGGCCTGGTCCCGCCACAACCCGGCTTTTTGGAAGGCCTGCGCGACCTGACCCGCAAGCATGGCGCCCTGCTCATCTTCGACGAGGTCATCTCCGGCTTCCGGGTCAGCTATGGTGGAGCGCAGCGGGCGCTGGGCATCGATCCGGACCTGACCTGCCTGGGCAAGATCATCGGCGGCGGCCTGCCCGTGGGGGCCTACGGCGGAAAGAAAGATATCATGGGCCACATCGCGCCCAGCGGCAACGTGTACCAGGCGGGCACCCTGTCCGGAAATCCCCTGGCCATGGCCGCCGGCCTGGCCACCCTCGGGGAACTTTCGACCCGTGACTATGCCGGCCTGGCCGCCCGCACGGACGATTTTTCCCGCGAGCTTGCCAACATCTTGCGGAGCAAGGGCGTACCGGTCCACCGCACGCACATGGCCTCCCTGTTCACCATCTTTTTCACCAACACCCCGGTCACGGACTTTGCCTCGGCCCAGACTTCGAACTCGAAGCTCTTCACCGCTTTTTACCGACAAATGCGTGACCAGGGCATTTATTTTGCACCATCGGGTTTTGAATGCGCCTTCACCTCCTTCGCCCATACCGACGAGGATCTGGAGCGTACGCTGAAGGCGGCCCGCACCGTCGTGTTTTAA
- a CDS encoding Lrp/AsnC family transcriptional regulator, whose translation MDFTPTEKHILRIVQGSLPDSPTPFADIAAQTGSTEDAVLDLLRRLKAGGQIRRFGATLRHQQAGYGFNAMVAWYIEEGFDPDEVGRAMAQRPEISHCYLRPNCMDWPYDMYTMIHGKTREDCMRVVRELIDQTGVTQYEILFSEKELKKTSMEYF comes from the coding sequence GTGGATTTCACGCCAACCGAAAAACATATTCTACGCATCGTTCAGGGTTCCCTCCCGGACAGTCCCACCCCCTTCGCGGATATCGCCGCCCAGACCGGCAGCACCGAGGACGCGGTCCTCGACCTGCTCCGTCGGCTCAAGGCCGGTGGACAGATCCGCCGTTTCGGAGCCACGCTCCGGCACCAGCAGGCCGGCTACGGCTTCAACGCCATGGTCGCCTGGTACATCGAGGAAGGGTTCGACCCGGACGAAGTTGGCCGCGCCATGGCCCAGCGGCCGGAAATCTCGCACTGCTACCTACGCCCCAACTGCATGGACTGGCCCTATGACATGTATACCATGATTCATGGCAAAACCCGCGAGGACTGCATGCGGGTGGTGCGCGAACTGATCGACCAGACGGGCGTGACCCAGTACGAAATCCTATTCAGCGAAAAAGAGCTGAAAAAGACATCCATGGAATATTTCTAG
- a CDS encoding NAD(P)-dependent glycerol-3-phosphate dehydrogenase, with product MKIAVLGGGSWGTALANVLAEKGEDVWLWVRRADQAGEIANQRTNSRYLPGRLLSSGLRASTDLASVVDRSACVVLAVPCQQLGAVLRQGRLFFSSAPRLVCASKGVEMGSFRTMSRIVGEELRGLDPLYAMLSGPSFASEVAARMPTAVALGCADPGFADFVQTLFSTEFFRVYVNADVTGVELGGAVKNIIAIASGISDGLGFGENARAALITRGLAEMSRLGLALGAKAATFMGLSGMGDLVLTCTGDLSRNRRVGLGIGRGQTLEQVLAGMHNVAEGVKTTEAVHALGKERGLELPITAQVHAVLFGGKDPALAVRELMTRPLREE from the coding sequence ATGAAGATAGCTGTTTTGGGCGGCGGGAGTTGGGGTACGGCCCTGGCCAATGTGCTGGCCGAGAAGGGAGAGGATGTCTGGCTGTGGGTGCGCCGGGCGGATCAGGCCGGAGAGATTGCCAATCAGCGGACCAACTCCCGATATCTGCCGGGCCGGTTGTTGTCTTCCGGCTTGCGCGCGAGCACGGATTTGGCTTCCGTCGTGGACCGGAGCGCCTGTGTCGTGTTGGCCGTGCCCTGTCAGCAACTTGGGGCCGTGCTGCGTCAGGGGCGTTTGTTTTTTTCGTCCGCGCCGCGCCTTGTTTGCGCCAGCAAGGGTGTCGAGATGGGTTCCTTCCGGACCATGAGCCGGATCGTTGGCGAGGAATTGCGGGGGCTTGACCCGCTTTATGCCATGCTGTCCGGGCCGTCCTTTGCCTCGGAAGTGGCGGCCCGGATGCCCACGGCCGTGGCTCTGGGCTGCGCCGATCCGGGATTCGCGGATTTCGTGCAGACTCTTTTTTCGACCGAGTTTTTTCGGGTCTACGTCAATGCCGATGTGACCGGCGTGGAACTGGGCGGAGCAGTGAAGAATATCATCGCCATCGCGTCGGGAATCTCCGATGGTCTTGGGTTTGGTGAAAACGCGCGGGCGGCCTTGATCACGCGCGGCCTGGCGGAGATGTCCCGGCTGGGTCTGGCCCTGGGGGCAAAGGCGGCCACGTTCATGGGGCTGTCGGGCATGGGGGATTTGGTGCTGACCTGCACCGGGGATTTGAGCCGCAACCGCCGTGTTGGTCTGGGTATTGGTCGTGGCCAGACGTTGGAGCAGGTCCTGGCCGGGATGCACAACGTGGCCGAGGGGGTGAAGACAACCGAGGCCGTGCATGCCCTGGGCAAGGAGCGGGGATTGGAACTGCCGATCACGGCCCAGGTGCATGCCGTGTTGTTCGGGGGCAAGGATCCGGCCCTGGCCGTGCGGGAGCTGATGACCCGGCCCCTGCGCGAGGAGTGA
- a CDS encoding YjbQ family protein: MKILRVTTTKRESMVDITDHLTAMVHEARINSGALLVYTPHTTTGLTVNEGADPDVCRDILAHLQRMVPKDAGFRHAEGNADAHIKASFFGSSVHLIVDNGRLALGTWQRVFLGEFDGPRTREIWVQPLG; the protein is encoded by the coding sequence ATGAAAATTTTACGCGTGACCACGACAAAACGGGAAAGCATGGTCGACATCACGGACCACCTGACCGCGATGGTTCACGAGGCCCGGATCAATTCCGGCGCCCTGCTCGTGTACACGCCACACACGACCACCGGCCTGACCGTCAACGAAGGCGCGGATCCGGATGTATGCCGGGATATTCTCGCCCATCTCCAACGCATGGTCCCCAAGGACGCCGGTTTCCGCCATGCGGAAGGCAATGCGGACGCGCACATCAAGGCCAGCTTTTTCGGTTCGTCCGTGCATCTGATCGTCGACAACGGCCGTTTGGCGCTGGGCACATGGCAACGCGTTTTCCTGGGCGAGTTCGATGGTCCGCGCACCCGGGAAATTTGGGTCCAGCCTCTGGGCTGA
- a CDS encoding ATP-binding protein translates to MFVTTHLPRGFEVRMNSTLENVDRAIAVLRTFLEKNAADRHLFPLSLLAREALNNAVIHGNGLNAEKLVLFRVSRRGQDFRLEIADQGPGFDWRAHLGARSDISRENGRGHEIFRIYASAIGYNEHGTRVTLDYAGEQA, encoded by the coding sequence ATGTTCGTGACAACCCACCTCCCTCGCGGCTTCGAGGTCCGCATGAACTCAACCCTGGAAAACGTGGACCGCGCCATTGCCGTCCTGCGGACCTTCCTGGAAAAAAACGCCGCCGACAGGCATCTGTTCCCGCTCTCGTTGCTCGCCCGCGAAGCGCTCAACAACGCCGTGATCCACGGCAACGGTCTAAACGCCGAAAAACTGGTCCTGTTTCGGGTTTCACGGCGCGGCCAAGACTTTCGACTGGAGATCGCCGATCAGGGGCCGGGCTTTGATTGGCGCGCCCATCTCGGCGCCCGGAGCGACATCTCGCGGGAAAATGGCCGAGGACACGAGATTTTCCGCATCTATGCCAGCGCCATCGGCTACAACGAGCACGGCACCCGCGTCACCCTGGATTACGCCGGAGAACAGGCATGA